Proteins found in one Triticum urartu cultivar G1812 chromosome 4, Tu2.1, whole genome shotgun sequence genomic segment:
- the LOC125550560 gene encoding nuclear poly(A) polymerase 1-like, producing the protein MAKSNPGYLGVSEPISLGGPTEKDVVQTAEVEKFLADAGLYESQEEAVSREEVLGKLDQTVKTWIKKATRVSGYGEQFVQEANAKIFTFGSYRLGVHGPGADIDTLCVGPRHATRNDYFFRCLHDMLAEMPEVSELHPVPDAHVPVLGFKLCGVSIDLLYANLAHVVIPDDLDLSQDSILHNVDEQAVRSLNGCRVTDQILRLVPNIPSFRTTLRFMRYWGKRRGVYSNVMGFLGGINWAILVARICQLYPNASPSMLISRFFRVYSQWKWPNPVTLCHIEEGPLGLPVWDPRRNFRDRGHQMPIITPAYPCMNSSYNVSTSTRYVMVQEFTRGYEICQAIDENRATWDDLFEPYPFFELYKNYLEVGITARNEDDLRNWKGWVESRLRTLVLKFERYTHEMLLAHPHPRDFSDGSRPLHSFYFMGLWRKQTAQPQEAEQFDIRGIVNEFKSAVLAYAHRREGMDIEVSHVKRKDIPLFVFPGGVRPPRSSRTVARSSRTVSRNAVTADGQVGNPSGAESWSDPQSALDHSGGYQSTLLVPSVSSKETQSILNGHSNLHTESLEHEHPGHFLGSTSAPGNIAVLDVVTQPNSMPSTSSNGAPTNGLDICFNSLHREAEGIPANNPVNFSPAVVDELDELASYQAKPDNKHVPPVHESSLERCSGRTVGQTCNLSSHGNNHLKRKAEEELEPLELAGPPVAATRASTSTVQRKPLRLRLSTVPQPKQAE; encoded by the exons ATGGCGAAGAGCAATCCTGGTTATCTTGGCGTCTCCGAGCCAATCTCATTAGGCGGGCCAACTGAGAAGGATGTCGTACAGACAGCCGAGGTCGAaaag TTTCTTGCTGATGCGGGCTTGTATGAGAGTCAAGAGGAGGCTGTCTCGCGAGAAGAGGTCTTAGGCAAACTTGACCAG ACTGTGAAAACTTGGATTAAGAAGGCCACTAGGGTGAGCGGTTATGGCGAGCAGTTTGTGCAAGAAGCAAATGCTAAGATCTTCACATTTGGTTCATACCGCCTTGGG GTGCACGGTCCTGGCGCAGATATTGACACGCTATGTGTGGGTCCAAGACATGCAACTCGAAAT GACTACTTCTTCAGGTGTCTTCACGATATGCTAGCCGAGATGCCAGAAGTTTCTGAATTACACCCAGTACCAGATGCTCATGTGCCTGTTTTGGGTTTCAAACTTTGTGGGGTGTCTATTGACCTTTTATATGCAAACCTTGCACATGTGGTTATTCCTGAT GATCTTGATCtttctcaggactccatactgcACAATGTTGATGAACAGGCTGTTCGTAGTTTAAATGGGTGTCGAGTTACTGATCAAATCTTACGATTGGTCCCGAACATTCCG AGTTTTCGCACAACCTTAAGGTTCATGAGATACTGGGGGAAGCGCCGTGGGGTGTACTCAAAC GTTATGGGATTCTTGGGTGGCATAAATTGGGCAATTCTTGTTGCTCGTATATGTCAATTGTACCCAAATGCATCACCCAGCATGTTGATATCTCGTTTTTTCAGAGTCTACAGCCAGTGGAAGTGGCCCAACCCTGTTACACTTTGCCATATTGAGGAGGGTCCTCTTGGCCTCCCTGTTTGGGATCCAAGAAGAAACTTTAGAGACAGGGGCCATCAGATGCCTATAATTACACCCGCCTATCCTTGTATGAATTCTAGTTATAACGTATCTACTAGTACTAGGTATGTGATGGTCCAAGAATTCACACGAGGATACGAGATCTGCCAG GCAATAGATGAAAATAGAGCAACCTGGGATGATTTATTCGAGCCATATCCATTTTTTGAATTATATAAAAATTATTTGGAGGTTGGTATCACAGCAAGAAATGAAGATGACCTCAGGAATTGGAAAGGTTGGGTAGAGTCTCGCCTTCGGACGCTTGTATTAAAG TTTGAACGATATACTCATGAGATGCTCCTTGCACATCCGCATCCCAGAGATTTCTCAGATGGATCCAGGCCGTTGCATAGTTTTTACTTCATGGGTCTTTGGAGAAAACAAACCGCCCAACCTCAAGAAGCTGAGCAATTTGACATCAGAGGAATCGTAAATGAGTTTAAGAGCGCAGTTCTTGCTTATGCACATCGGAGAGAAGGAATGGATATTGAAGTGTCCCATGTAAAAAGAAAAGATATCCCTTTGTTTGTTTTTCCTGGTGGGGTGCGCCCTCCTCGGTCTTCCAGAACAGTAGCCAGGAGCAGTCGCACTGTTTCTAGGAATGCTGTTACAGCTGATGGTCAAGTTGGAAATCCATCGGGCGCTGAAAGTTGGAGTGATCCTCAATCTGCCCTAGATCATTCTGGTGGCTATCAAAGTACTTTGTTGGTCCCCAGTGTATCAAGTAAAGAAACCCAAAGTATTTTGAATGGGCATTCAAATCTTCACACAGAATCCCTTGAGCATGAACATCCAGGGCACTTTCTTGGAAGTACATCTGCTCCTGGGAACATTGCTGTGTTGGATGTAGTTACACAACCTAATAGTATGCCGTCTACTTCAAGCAATGGTGCTCCAACAAATGGGCTGGACATTTGTTTCAATAGTTTACATAGGGAAGCTGAGGGGATTCCTGCAAATAATCCTGTGAATTTCTCTCCGGCTGTGGTTGATGAGCTTGATGAGCTGGCATCATATCAAGCTAAGCCTGACAATAAGCATGTGCCTCCTGTTCATGAATCATCTTTGGAAAGATGTTCTGGAAGGACCGTGGGGCAAACATGTAATTTGAGTTCTCATGGTAATAATCATCTGAAGCGCAAGGCTGAGGAAGAGCTGGAg CCACTTGAGCTTGCTGGCCCACCAGTTGCCGCCACTCGTGCATCAACATCAACCGTTCAAAGAAAGCCCCTCAG GCTTAGATTGTCAACTGTGCCGCAACCAAAACAAGCTGAATGA